One window from the genome of Toxotes jaculatrix isolate fToxJac2 chromosome 17, fToxJac2.pri, whole genome shotgun sequence encodes:
- the rock2a gene encoding rho-associated protein kinase 2 isoform X3, with product MSLGAEKRIETRLKKLEDMIRDPRSSVNLESLLDSMNALVLDLDYPALRKNKNIETFLNRYEKVIGQIRDLQMKSEDFDRVKVIGRGAFGEVQLVRHKASQKVYAMKLLSKFEMIKRSDSAFFWEERDIMAFSNSPWVVQLCCAFQDEHYLYMVMEYMPGGDLVNLTSTYDVPEKWAKFYTAEVVMALDAIHSMGFIHRDVKPDNMLLDRLGHLKLADFGTCMKMDSTGMVHCDTAVGTPDYISPEVLKSQGGDGYYGRECDWWSVGVFIFEMLVGDTPFYADSLVGTYSKIMDHKNSLNFPDDVEISKDAKNIICAFLTDREVRLGRNGVDEIKRHPFFKNDQWTFDTIRDTVAPVVPELSSDIDTSNFDEIEDDKGDVETFPTPKAFVGNQLPFVGFTYFKEDQLLNASNNSSATHDNVKGESAALQKKLRQIEVQLNNEKQVKDDVEHKYRAATSRLDKISKELEEEVSGRKNLESSLRQLEREKALLQHKSLESHRKAESEADRKRCLENEVNSLRDQLDDMKRRNQNSHISNEKNIHLQKQLEEANTLLRAESEAATRLRKTQTESSKQLQQLEANVRELQDKCCLLERSKLSLEKECISLQAALETERREHSQGSETISDLMGRISGLEDEARQQRQALSKAETEKRQLQEKLTDLEKEKSNKEIDLTYKLKVLQQELEQEETSHKATKALLADKSKIKVTIEGAKSESMKEMEQKLAEERAAKLRLENRILELEKHSSMMDCDYKQALQKLDELRRHKDRLTEEVKNLTLKIEQETQKRTLTQNDLKAQNQQLSSLRTSEKQLKQETNHLLDIKRSLEKQNQELRKERQDTDGQIKELQDQLEAEQYFSTLYKTQVRELKEECEERNKLYKDVQQSVQELQEERDSLAAQLEITLTKADSEQLARSIAEEQYSDLEKEKIMKELELKEMMARHRQELAEKDITISSLEEANRTLTSDVANLANEKEELNNKLKEAMEESEKSKDWEQQISQMKQTFERQLQSERTLKTQAVNKLAEIMNRKEVRGGSSRRGNDTDMRRKEKENRKLQLELRSEKEKLNSTIIKYQKEINEMQAQLADESQMRIELQMALDSKDSDIEQLRSLLQSLSVQSMDSASVSSGPEFDADDAYTETRLEGWLSLPVRNNTKKFGWEKKYVVVSSKKILFYNSEQDREQSIPYMVLDIDKLFHVRPVTQTDVYRADAKEIPRIFQILYANEGESKKEPEFPVEPLPIGEKSSYICHKGHEFIPTLYHFPTNCEACTKPLWNMFKPPPALECRRCHIKCHKDHMDKKEEIIAPCKVNYDVSTAKNLLLLAVSQEEQQKWVSRLVKKIPKKPPPPEHFARSSPRASMKVQPSQSMRRPSRQLPTSKSSPRRSNGFKMRREESNSGHWYK from the exons GACTCCATGAACGCCCTGGTCTTAGACTTGGACTACCCTGCACTACGCAAGAACAAAAACATCGAAACCTTCTTAAACAGAT ATGAGAAAGTCATAGGACAAATTCGAGACCTCCAGATGAAGTCTGAAGACTTTGACCGGGTTAAGGTCATTGGTCGAGGGGCATTTGGTGAAGTCCAACTG GTCAGGCATAAAGCCTCTCAGAAGGTTTACGCCATGAAGCTGCTGAGCAAGTTTGAGATGATCAAGCGCTCTGACTCCGCCTTTTTCTGGGAAGAGAGGGACATCATGGCCTTCTCTAACAGTCCCTGGGTTGTGCAG CTATGCTGTGCCTTTCAAGATGAGCACTACCTCTACATGGTGATGGAGTACATGCCAGGAGGGGACTTGGTGAACCTCACCAGCACCTATGACGTGCCAGAGAAATGGGCCAAATTCTACACAGCCGAGGTCGTGATGGCCCTGGACGCCATTCACTCCATGGGCTTCATCCACCGTGACGTCAAGCCGGACAACATGCTGCTGGACAGGCTTGGACACCTCAAGCTGGCCGACTTTGGCACGTGCATGAAGATGGACTCT ACCGGCATGGTGCACTGTGACACAGCAGTTGGGACTCCAGACTACATCTCTCCGGAGGTGCTGAAGTCCCAGGGAGGAGATGGTTATTATGGGAGAGAGTGCGACTGGTGGTCTGTAGGCGTCTTCATCTTTGAGATGCTTGTTG GTGACACACCGTTCTACGCTGACTCTCTGGTGGGAACGTACAGTAAGATAATGGACCATAAGAACTCTCTGAACTTCCCAGATGATGTGGAGATCTCCAAAGATGCCAAGAATATCATCTGTGCCTTCCTGACTGACAG GGAGGTGCGGTTGGGCAGGAATGGCGTGGACGAGATCAAGCGACACCCATTCTTCAAGAACGACCAGTGGACCTTCGACACCATCAGAGACA CGGTGGCCCCTGTGGTCCCAGAGCTGAGCAGTGACATAGACACCAGTAACTTTGATGAGATTGAAGATGACAAAGGCGATGTAGAAACATTTCCCACTCCTAAGGCTTTTGTAGGAAATCAGTTACCCTTTGTTGGCTTCACTTACTTCAAAGAAGACca GTTACTAAATGCTTCCAACAATTCCTCAGCGACCCATGACAATGTGAAAGGAGAG TCAGCAGCTTTGCAGAAGAAGCTTCGCCAGATAGAGGTGCAGCTGAATAATGAGAAGCAGGTCAAAGATGATGTAGAGCACAAATACAG aGCTGCTACGAGTCGTCTGGACAAAATCTCTAAAGAACTTGAGGAAGAG GTGAGCGGAAGAAAGAACCTGGAGTCGAGTCTGAGGcagctggagagggagaaggcCCTGCTGCAGCACAAGAGCCTGGAGAGCCACCGCAAGGCCGAGAGCGAGGCTGACAGGAAGCGCTGCCTGGAGAATGAAG TCAACAGCCTACGAGACCAGCTGGATGACATGAAGAGAAGAAACCAGAATTCccacatttcaaatgaaaagaaCATTCACCTGCAGAAACAG CTGGAAGAGGCCAACACGCTGCTGCGGGCAGAGTCTGAGGCGGCGACGAGGCTCCGTAAAACCCAGACGGAGAGCAgcaagcagctgcagcagctggaggccaACGTACGCGAGCTGCAGGACAAATGCTGCCTGCTGGAGCGCAGCAAGCTGAGTCTGGAGAAGGAATGCATCAGCCTGCAGGCGGCTCTGGAGACGGAGAGGAGGGAGCACAGCCAGGGCTCGGAGACCATCAGTGACCTTATGG GACGCATCTCCGGTCTGGAGGATGAGGCGCGTCAGCAGAGACAGGCTCTGTCCAAAGCTGAGACTGAGAAGAGACAGCTTCAGGAGAAACTCACTGATCTAGAGAAG GAGAAGAGCAACAAAGAGATCGATTTGACCTACAAGCTGAaggtgctgcagcaggagctggagcaggaggagaccTCTCATAAGGCCACCAAGGCACTGCTGGCAGACAAGAGCAAGATCAAAGTAACCATCGAGGGCGCCAAGTCAGAGTCCATGAAGG AGATGGAGCAGAAGCTGGCGGAGGAGCGTGCAGCCAAACTGCGTCTGGAGAACAGAATACTGGAGCtggagaaacacagcagcatgatGGACTGTGACTATAAACAGGCCTTACAGAAACTAGATGAGCTGCGCAGACATAAGGACCGCCTCACTGAGGAG GTGAAGAACCTGACGCTGAAGATCGAGCAGGAGACCCAGAAGCGTACCCTGACTCAGAACGACCTGAAGGCCCAGAACCAACAGCTCAGTTCTCTGAGAACGTCAGAGAAACAGCTCAAACAGGAGACTAATCACCTGCTGGACATTAAACGCAGCTTGGAGAAACAGAACCAAGAGCTGCGCAA agaaagacaggacaCAGACGGGCAAATAAAGGAATTACAGGACCAGTTAGAAGCTGAGCAGTATTTCTCT ACATTGTATAAGACCCAGGTTCGTGAACTAAAGGAGGAGTGtgaggagagaaacaaactCTACAAAGATGTGCAGCAGTCTGTGCAGGAGCTACAAGAGGAGAG GGACTCATTGGCGGCTCAGCTTGAGATCACTCTGACAAAGGCTGACTCAGAGCAGCTGGCGCGCTCCATCGCCGAGGAGCAGTACTCAGacctggagaaggagaaaataatgaaggagctggagctgaaggagATGATGGCCCGCCATCGTCAAGAGCTGGCTGAGAAGGACATCACCATCAGCTCG CTGGAGGAGGCGAATCGCACCCTGACCAGTGACGTTGCCAACCTCGCCAATGAGAAGGAGGAGCTGAACAACAAACTGAAGGAGGCAATGGAAG AGTCCGAGAAGTCGAAGGATTGGGAGCAGCAGATCAGCcagatgaaacaaacatttgagAGGCAGCTGCAGTCCGAGAGGACGCTGAAAACTCAG GCCGTCAATAAGCTGGCGGAGATCATGAACAGGAAGGAGGTACGTGGCGGAAGCAGTCGCCGTGGTAACGACACAGACATGCGGcgaaaggagaaggagaacagGAAGCTGCAGTTGGAGCTGAGATCGGAGAAGGAAAAGCTCAACAGCACCATCATCAAATACCAGAAGGAGATCAACGAAATGCAAGCG cAATTGGCGGATGAGAGCCAGATGCGTATTGAGCTGCAGATGGCTCTGGACAGTAAGGACAGTGATATCGAGCAGCTGAGGAGTCTCCTGCAGTCGCTCAGTGTGCAATCAATGGACTCAGCCAGTGTCAGCAGTGGACCAGAGTTTGATGCTGACGATGCGTACACAG AAACGAGGCTTGAGGGGtggctctctctccctgtgagAAACAACACCAAGAAGTTTGGATGGGAGAAAAAG TATGTTGTAGTGAGCAGCAAGAAGATCCTCTTCTACAACAGTGAGCAAGACCGAGAGCAGTCCATTCCCTACATGGTGCTTGATATAGA CAAACTCTTCCATGTGAGGCCTGTCACTCAAACGGATGTGTACCGTGCTGACGCCAAAGAGATTCCCAGGATATTCCAG ATTCTTTATGCCAATGAAGGCGAGAGCAAAAAGGAGCCAGAGTTTCCTGTGGAGCCGCTGCCCATTGGAGAGAAGTCCAGCTACATCTGCCACAAGGGCCACGAGTTCATCCCCACGCTCTACCACTTCCCCACCAACTGTGAGGCGTGCACCAAGCCGCTGTGGAACATGTTTAAGCCGCCGCCTGCTCTGGAGTGCCGCCGCTGCCACATCAAGTGCCACAAAGACCACATGGACAAGAAGGAGGAGATCATTGCTCCCTGCAAAG TAAACTACGACGTGTCCACGGCCaagaacctgctgctgctggctgtgtcccaggaggagcagcagaagtgGGTGAGCCGGTTGGTCAAGAAGATTCCCAAGAAGCCTCCACCGCCAGAGCACTTTGCACGCTCCTCGCCACGCGCCTCCATGAAAGTTCAGCCCAGCCAGTCCATGAGGAGGCCCAGTCGACAGCTCCCCACCAGCAAGAGCAG CCCTCGCAGGTCAAATGGCTTCAAAATGAGGCGAGAAGAATCCAACAGTGGACACTGGTATAAATGA